The following coding sequences lie in one Flagellimonas eckloniae genomic window:
- a CDS encoding DUF5946 family protein produces MKDYIDMAEKNGISLEERGACQFCGAGTTRGVHECIEIFNLGFQLINYTQIENHLYRFLSVDAHTLQHSEIHGRWNNHFHLTRQHLMLDYKVIWNYDLSPILSNYLNKYKINRTNEFLKPPPILQRGKITTTDVLSNSKSEIECQRMIKKWALEVYQSWSDHHELVDTIAIGFINKNKKQLRIIEQL; encoded by the coding sequence ATGAAAGATTATATAGACATGGCGGAGAAAAATGGCATTAGCCTCGAGGAGCGAGGTGCATGTCAGTTTTGTGGAGCAGGAACAACTCGTGGAGTACATGAATGTATTGAAATTTTCAATCTGGGGTTTCAATTAATAAACTATACCCAGATTGAAAATCATTTGTATAGATTTTTGAGTGTAGATGCCCATACACTTCAACATTCGGAAATTCATGGGAGATGGAACAATCATTTTCATTTAACAAGGCAGCACTTAATGCTTGATTACAAGGTTATCTGGAATTATGATTTATCACCAATACTAAGTAATTACCTGAACAAATATAAAATCAATAGAACTAATGAATTCTTAAAGCCCCCACCAATTTTACAGCGAGGGAAAATTACGACAACGGATGTTTTGAGCAACTCAAAAAGCGAAATTGAATGTCAACGAATGATTAAAAAATGGGCTTTGGAAGTATATCAGTCTTGGAGTGACCACCATGAGTTAGTCGATACGATTGCAATAGGATTTATCAATAAAAACAAAAAACAATTAAGAATAATAGAGCAATTATAA